From Amycolatopsis sp. cg9, one genomic window encodes:
- a CDS encoding FUSC family protein has protein sequence MNRYRLAALDRLAAADPGLVRLRLAGSAVLGIVLAVGALLPAHLPLTVMLVGAIAAMMTAFTVNDATPGAQAGTLALAFLTGAASITTASLGSALPPLDSIVFVLLIFVAVYAQRFGPRGTALGSIAFFLFFFPMFLQAHLKQVPQLLLALAVGVLANAVVRFVLLRPNAEAEFLRVRRAFRARLAAVVRATEAHLAVGGSDRTRKQLRTALARLHECVLLIEDAAPDVVDARAADRLRRRAIEVELAVQWLASTVQRTCSDELGPHVRDDLIARLARFRALMERDPRELPLISQTGEYSRMLVEGSRIDEHAAPGDGVRKALAELALADDRAQRAATPEATVDPPEDEEEDEPEPRFAYDNRTRSAIQAVVGGGLAVLGGELVSHQRWYWAVLTVFVVFIGASSAGATFVKGVRRLGGTLIGIVGGVLLALLVGGNTPATLALILVCVFGMVYTARVSQVVMAFFITSMLGLLYSLLGTFSLAVLWIRVAETAVGAAAGILAAVVIVPVRTRSVMLDDIGEVLDELEEFLEHTRGLLAGEENVNIIELSRDLDRSVEVVRTTIEPLTHPVNLRSARRDYGWHVLTTLETIAFRARHVAARAQPGMLAGADTDRLRQFTGRLLTNIDVLRTALDAPGGPTPGTLVRDDGTPVSDRVEQAETRAVLSSLSHLDEALVSLGRVFGLQATDPRAPAK, from the coding sequence ATGAACCGGTACCGCCTCGCCGCCCTCGACCGGCTCGCCGCCGCCGACCCCGGCCTGGTCCGGCTGCGGCTCGCCGGGTCCGCCGTGCTCGGCATCGTGCTGGCCGTCGGCGCCCTGCTGCCCGCCCACCTGCCGCTCACCGTCATGCTCGTCGGCGCCATCGCCGCCATGATGACGGCGTTCACCGTCAACGACGCCACCCCCGGCGCCCAGGCCGGCACCCTCGCCCTGGCGTTCCTCACCGGGGCCGCCTCGATCACCACCGCCAGCCTCGGCTCCGCCCTGCCGCCGCTGGACAGCATCGTGTTCGTCCTGCTGATCTTCGTCGCCGTTTACGCGCAGCGCTTCGGCCCGCGCGGCACCGCCCTCGGGTCGATCGCGTTCTTCCTGTTCTTCTTCCCGATGTTCCTGCAGGCCCACCTCAAGCAGGTCCCGCAGCTGCTGCTCGCACTGGCCGTCGGGGTGCTCGCCAACGCCGTCGTCCGGTTCGTCCTGCTGCGCCCCAACGCCGAAGCCGAATTCCTCCGGGTCCGCCGGGCCTTCCGCGCCCGGCTCGCCGCCGTCGTCCGCGCCACCGAAGCGCACCTGGCCGTCGGCGGCAGCGACCGGACCCGCAAGCAGCTGCGGACCGCGCTGGCCCGGCTCCACGAATGCGTCCTGCTCATCGAAGACGCCGCCCCCGACGTCGTCGACGCCCGCGCCGCCGACCGCCTCCGCCGCCGCGCCATCGAAGTCGAACTGGCCGTGCAGTGGCTCGCCAGCACCGTCCAGCGCACCTGTTCCGACGAACTCGGCCCGCACGTCCGCGACGACCTCATCGCCCGCCTCGCCCGCTTCCGCGCCCTGATGGAACGCGACCCGCGCGAGCTGCCCCTGATCAGCCAGACCGGCGAATACAGCCGCATGCTCGTCGAAGGCAGCCGCATCGACGAACACGCCGCCCCCGGCGACGGCGTCCGCAAGGCACTGGCCGAACTCGCCCTGGCCGACGACCGGGCCCAGCGCGCCGCCACGCCCGAAGCCACCGTGGACCCGCCCGAAGACGAGGAGGAGGACGAGCCGGAGCCCCGGTTCGCCTACGACAACCGGACCCGCAGCGCCATCCAGGCCGTCGTCGGCGGCGGGCTCGCCGTGCTCGGCGGGGAACTGGTGTCCCACCAGCGCTGGTACTGGGCGGTGCTGACCGTCTTCGTCGTGTTCATCGGTGCCTCCAGCGCCGGCGCCACCTTCGTCAAGGGCGTCCGCCGCCTCGGCGGCACGCTGATCGGCATCGTCGGCGGCGTCCTGCTCGCGCTGCTGGTCGGTGGGAACACCCCGGCCACCCTCGCGCTGATCCTGGTCTGCGTGTTCGGCATGGTCTACACCGCGCGCGTCTCGCAGGTGGTGATGGCGTTCTTCATCACCAGCATGCTCGGCCTGCTCTACAGCCTCCTCGGCACGTTCAGCCTCGCGGTGCTCTGGATCCGCGTCGCCGAGACCGCCGTCGGCGCCGCCGCGGGCATCCTCGCCGCCGTCGTCATCGTCCCGGTCCGCACCCGCTCGGTGATGCTCGACGACATCGGCGAGGTGCTCGACGAGCTCGAGGAGTTCCTCGAGCACACCCGCGGGCTGCTCGCCGGCGAGGAGAACGTCAACATCATCGAGCTCTCCCGCGACCTCGACCGCTCCGTCGAGGTGGTCCGGACCACCATCGAGCCGTTGACCCACCCGGTCAACCTGCGCAGCGCCCGCCGCGACTACGGCTGGCACGTGCTGACCACCCTCGAAACCATCGCCTTCCGGGCCCGCCACGTCGCCGCCCGCGCCCAGCCCGGGATGCTCGCCGGCGCCGACACCGACCGGCTCCGCCAGTTCACCGGGCGGCTGCTGACCAACATCGACGTCCTCCGCACCGCGCTCGACGCACCGGGTGGCCCCACACCCGGCACGCTCGTGCGCGACGACGGCACCCCCGTCTCCGACCGCGTCGAGCAAGCCGAAACCCGCGCCGTCCTCTCCAGCCTCAGCCACCTCGACGAAGCACTGGTCTCCCTCGGCCGCGTCTTCGGCCTCCAGGCCACCGACCCGCGAGCCCCGGCGAAATAG
- a CDS encoding YciI family protein, translated as MEFFCFHRDRAGSTPLRERLVEEHWAYMDRFAGGMIARGPTFDGDVLTGSVHILDLPDPAAARAFAFDEPGHQAGAYRDVLLRRWRNELGRTMWEFPGGRGGGHRFLVLGLGAGDAEEPVPAERDDLIAYGPLLSDDGGTWLGTAALVRAADPGGARAVLTAGRYATVEVRTWRFGGRPG; from the coding sequence GTGGAGTTCTTCTGTTTTCACCGAGACCGGGCGGGGTCGACGCCGCTGCGGGAGCGGCTGGTCGAAGAGCACTGGGCGTACATGGACCGGTTCGCCGGCGGGATGATCGCGCGGGGGCCGACGTTCGACGGTGACGTCCTGACCGGGAGCGTGCACATCCTCGACCTGCCGGATCCCGCCGCGGCCCGTGCGTTCGCGTTCGACGAGCCCGGTCACCAGGCCGGCGCGTACCGGGACGTGCTGCTGCGCCGGTGGCGGAACGAGCTGGGGCGGACGATGTGGGAGTTCCCCGGCGGGCGCGGCGGCGGGCACCGGTTCCTCGTGCTCGGCCTCGGCGCCGGCGACGCCGAGGAACCCGTGCCGGCGGAGCGGGACGACCTGATCGCGTACGGGCCGCTGCTGTCCGACGACGGCGGCACCTGGCTGGGCACCGCCGCCCTGGTCCGTGCCGCGGACCCGGGCGGCGCTCGGGCCGTTCTCACCGCCGGGCGGTACGCCACCGTCGAAGTCCGCACCTGGCGGTTCGGCGGCCGTCCCGGCTGA
- a CDS encoding GH92 family glycosyl hydrolase, translated as MPDAVFFSSFETGDPQPADPALVVDRGPDRSPTAKTGVGFTGARALRYGARPRAVLFELDLPVTRRTELSYVVFPAADGEIPAYHATRVSLDVEFADGTSAGFEPVDDKTLWVDQWNPVRRPLGAFAGRRIARLVLRTDAPDDSTGWIDDVRVADRAEPPRDPVDFVRTTRGTHSSGDFSRGNNFPATAVPHGFNFWTPVTDAGVTNWLYSYHRHNNAENRPALQALALSHQPSPWMGDRHTFHVMPGTGPVERDRRKRALAFSHADETDSPHHYGVRFANGMTADLAPTSHAAILRFTFPDKHGWLLFDNVRNRGRLRLNPDTGEISGYTRIRSRLSAGARRMFVYGVTDAPATRGAKVHRPPWRRVTGYFEFDGPDVTLRIATSLISLAQAKRTLELELPAGTTFAEVRAQARAAWQEQLGRVEVEGATEDQATTLYSNLYRLFLYPNIAHENTPKGIRHASPVVRRFRPSTRRRTGAKVVDGELYVNNGFWDTYRTTWPAYALFAPERCGRLIDGFVQQYREGGWISRWSSPGYADLMTGTSSDVAFADAYLKGVRDFDVEAAYDAGLKNATVTPPHRSVGRKGLGESIFLGWTPVSVHEGLSWALEGCINDFGLANLSDALSRESAGARARRYADYAAYFRERAKNYVHHFDPEIGFFQGRHRDGRRKFAPAGYDPAAWGGDFVETNAWNTAFTAPHDGPGLAALHGGNAGLEAKLDTFFATPETGRRPGAYGGLIHEMTEARDVRMGQYGHSNQPSHHIPYVYNLAGAPAKAQRAVREVLRRLYLGSEIGQGYPGDEDNGEMSAWYLFSALGFYPLAVGSPRYAIGSPLFEKATVHLGEGKKLVVHAPGNTDDTVYVRGLTVDGEPHEDTSIAHATLAGGAELVFDLTTEPTGWGTPPPPAERPDPVTDLTGTATSAEAKNVGALFDDTTRTQVTFRTAAPAIEFTVTGEPRPVTMYTLTSGTRRGDPSAWVLEGSDDGTTWTTLDEREGELFRWRRQTRPFALATPAAHTRYRLRITATRGRRPTLAQWELLAR; from the coding sequence ATGCCCGACGCCGTGTTCTTCTCCTCCTTCGAAACCGGTGACCCGCAGCCCGCGGACCCCGCCCTGGTCGTGGACCGCGGGCCGGACCGGTCCCCCACGGCCAAGACCGGCGTCGGCTTCACCGGGGCACGCGCCCTGCGCTACGGCGCCCGGCCCCGCGCGGTCCTGTTCGAACTCGACCTCCCGGTCACCCGGCGCACCGAGCTGTCCTATGTGGTCTTCCCGGCCGCCGACGGCGAGATCCCCGCCTACCACGCCACCCGGGTCAGCCTCGACGTCGAATTCGCCGACGGCACGAGCGCCGGGTTCGAGCCGGTCGACGACAAGACGCTCTGGGTGGACCAGTGGAACCCGGTGCGCCGCCCGCTGGGCGCGTTCGCCGGGCGGCGGATCGCCCGGCTCGTCCTGCGCACCGACGCACCGGACGACAGCACCGGGTGGATCGACGATGTCCGCGTCGCCGACCGCGCCGAGCCGCCGCGGGACCCGGTCGACTTCGTCCGCACGACCCGGGGCACGCACTCCAGCGGCGACTTCTCCCGGGGCAACAACTTCCCGGCCACCGCGGTGCCGCACGGCTTCAACTTCTGGACCCCGGTCACCGACGCCGGCGTCACCAACTGGCTCTACTCCTACCACCGGCACAACAACGCCGAGAACCGGCCGGCGCTGCAGGCCCTCGCGCTGAGCCACCAGCCGAGCCCGTGGATGGGCGACCGCCACACCTTCCACGTCATGCCGGGCACCGGCCCGGTCGAGCGCGACCGCCGCAAGCGGGCCCTGGCCTTCTCCCACGCCGACGAGACCGACTCGCCGCACCACTACGGCGTCCGGTTCGCCAACGGCATGACCGCCGACCTCGCCCCGACCTCGCACGCGGCGATCCTGCGGTTCACCTTCCCCGACAAGCACGGCTGGCTGCTGTTCGACAACGTCCGCAACCGCGGCCGGCTGCGGCTGAACCCCGACACCGGCGAGATCAGCGGGTACACCCGGATCCGCAGCCGGCTCTCGGCCGGGGCGCGGCGGATGTTCGTCTACGGCGTCACCGACGCCCCGGCCACGCGGGGCGCGAAGGTCCACCGCCCGCCGTGGCGGCGCGTCACGGGCTACTTCGAGTTCGACGGGCCCGACGTCACGCTGCGGATCGCGACGTCGCTGATCAGCCTCGCCCAAGCCAAGCGCACCCTCGAACTGGAGCTCCCGGCCGGGACGACGTTCGCCGAGGTGCGGGCGCAGGCCAGGGCGGCGTGGCAGGAGCAGCTCGGCCGCGTCGAGGTCGAAGGCGCGACCGAGGACCAGGCCACGACGCTGTACTCCAACCTCTACCGGCTGTTCCTCTACCCGAACATCGCGCACGAGAACACGCCGAAGGGGATCCGGCACGCCAGCCCGGTGGTGCGCCGGTTCCGGCCGAGCACCCGGCGGCGGACCGGCGCGAAGGTCGTCGACGGCGAGCTGTACGTCAACAACGGCTTCTGGGACACCTACCGCACCACCTGGCCGGCGTACGCGCTGTTCGCCCCGGAACGGTGCGGGCGGCTGATCGACGGTTTCGTCCAGCAGTACCGCGAGGGCGGCTGGATCTCCCGCTGGTCCTCGCCCGGCTACGCCGACCTGATGACCGGCACCAGCTCCGACGTCGCGTTCGCCGACGCCTACCTCAAGGGCGTCCGCGACTTCGACGTCGAGGCCGCCTACGACGCCGGGCTGAAGAACGCCACCGTCACCCCGCCGCACCGCTCGGTCGGCCGCAAGGGGCTCGGAGAGTCGATCTTCCTCGGCTGGACCCCGGTGTCGGTCCACGAAGGACTGTCGTGGGCGCTCGAGGGCTGCATCAACGACTTCGGCCTCGCCAACCTCTCCGACGCACTTTCACGTGAAAGTGCCGGGGCACGGGCCCGCCGCTACGCCGACTACGCGGCCTACTTCCGCGAGCGCGCGAAGAACTACGTCCACCACTTCGACCCGGAGATCGGGTTCTTCCAGGGCCGCCACCGCGACGGGCGCCGCAAGTTCGCACCGGCCGGCTACGACCCGGCGGCCTGGGGCGGCGACTTCGTCGAGACCAACGCCTGGAACACCGCCTTCACCGCGCCCCACGACGGCCCCGGCCTCGCCGCCCTCCACGGCGGCAACGCCGGTCTCGAGGCCAAACTGGACACCTTCTTCGCCACCCCGGAGACCGGCCGCCGTCCCGGCGCGTACGGCGGCCTGATCCACGAGATGACCGAGGCCCGCGACGTCCGCATGGGCCAGTACGGGCACTCCAACCAGCCCTCGCACCACATCCCCTACGTCTACAACCTCGCCGGCGCGCCCGCCAAAGCCCAGCGCGCCGTCCGCGAAGTGCTGCGACGGCTCTACCTGGGCAGCGAGATCGGCCAGGGCTACCCCGGCGACGAGGACAACGGCGAGATGTCCGCGTGGTACCTGTTCAGCGCGCTCGGCTTCTACCCCCTCGCCGTCGGCAGCCCCCGCTACGCCATCGGCTCGCCGTTGTTCGAGAAGGCGACCGTCCACCTGGGCGAAGGCAAGAAACTCGTCGTCCACGCACCCGGCAACACCGACGACACCGTCTACGTCCGCGGCCTCACCGTCGACGGCGAGCCGCACGAAGACACCTCGATCGCCCACGCCACCCTCGCCGGCGGCGCCGAACTGGTCTTCGACCTGACGACCGAACCCACCGGCTGGGGCACCCCGCCGCCGCCCGCCGAGCGGCCGGACCCGGTCACCGACCTCACCGGCACCGCGACCAGCGCCGAAGCCAAGAACGTCGGCGCCCTGTTCGACGACACCACCCGCACCCAGGTCACCTTCCGCACCGCCGCCCCGGCGATCGAGTTCACCGTCACCGGCGAGCCCCGCCCGGTCACGATGTACACCCTCACCTCCGGCACCCGCCGCGGCGACCCCAGCGCGTGGGTGCTGGAAGGCTCCGACGACGGGACCACCTGGACCACCCTCGACGAGCGCGAAGGCGAACTGTTCCGCTGGCGCCGCCAAACCCGGCCGTTCGCCCTCGCCACCCCGGCCGCGCACACCCGCTACCGGCTGCGGATCACCGCCACCCGCGGCCGCCGCCCGACGCTGGCCCAGTGGGAGCTGCTCGCCCGATGA